In Paludibacter propionicigenes WB4, the genomic window TAGGTGTCCAATGTAAACTTGGCCTTTTGTCCTACGTGCAATGTTTCCATTTTTGTTTCTTCCAGATAGACCAGAATCCAGAACTTGCTATTGTTGTTTATGGTGTAGATAGATTGACTTGGTTGAGCAATATCACCTGCCAGTAACCAACGTTTTGCAACAACACCGCTTACCGGAGCGTAAAGGCGAGTATTGCTCAATTGAGTTGAGATTACACCAATCTGAGCTTGTGCACTGGCAATGGCTGTTTCGGCACTCTTGATTTGTGTTTTAGAAACAAGTAACTGAGCTTTAGCAGCATCTAGTTGTGCTTGTGCTGTTTCCTGTGTTTTTAAAGAATGTTCGTATTGTTCTTTGGTGGTGACACCTCCCGAATATTGCGCTTTTGAGCGGGCAAAGTCTTCTTTTGCTTTCTCAAGTGCAATTTCAAGCACCTTAATGTTCTTCTGGTCAAATTGATATTTGGCTTCAGTTTGTACTTTATTGGCTTCAGTTTGTACTTTTGAAGCTAAAACCTGTTGTTTCTGAGCCAGCAGATCTACGCTGTCAATTTCGGCCAGCAATTGTCCTTCCTTCACCGAATCACCTTCTTCAACGTATTGTTTGCTTATACGACCCATGATTTTCGGACTAACCGAAACATTGTCTGATGCTACCACAGCATCATCAGTCTTAATATAGCTAGCATAATCTATGTACCAATAGATTGAACCAATAACCACCAGTAAAATAACCGCACCCAGCGGAATGTAAATTTTCCAGTCTTTTTTCTTTTTCATATACCTAAATTTGATTTTAATTGTATTAATATATTATTTTATTTTACAGCAAGATGAGTCGGTTTTATTATCAACAAAAATTTCCATGAGGATTTCTTTTAAATGTTGCGATGCTTGTGCTAGAATTTTTATTTTTTCTTCATCAAGTAGTTCCAGTCTCACTCTCATTTCCTGACTTATTTCTTGCTTTATGACATTGAAATCTTCAGTGCCTTTTGGGGTTACCTGCACATAGACCAGTCGACGGTCTTTCGGATCGAAAAGGCGTTCCACCATTTCTTCCAGAATCAGTTTGTCAACTAAGGCAGTAATATGTGGTTTTGGCATCGATAGCTTACAACCAATTTCTGACATTGATAATTTGCCATGTCGTGTTAGAATACCCAATACGTATAGAGATCCGGGGTTAAGATTTGTTTTAGATCGGATGGATCTTGTAAAACTCTTTGTTAGAAGTGGATGTATCGAAATTAAGTTTTCAATAACTGAATCAATTGAAATAATATTATCCGGCATTTTGTTTTGTTTTGATAATGGTTACAAAAGTATAACTATTTTCTGGATGTAATTGTTCACTTTGCAATGTTTAACGTAAATGTAACATTTATCAATAGACAAAATTACAGATTATGAACATATTC contains:
- a CDS encoding MarR family winged helix-turn-helix transcriptional regulator — translated: MPDNIISIDSVIENLISIHPLLTKSFTRSIRSKTNLNPGSLYVLGILTRHGKLSMSEIGCKLSMPKPHITALVDKLILEEMVERLFDPKDRRLVYVQVTPKGTEDFNVIKQEISQEMRVRLELLDEEKIKILAQASQHLKEILMEIFVDNKTDSSCCKIK
- a CDS encoding HlyD family secretion protein, encoding MKKKKDWKIYIPLGAVILLVVIGSIYWYIDYASYIKTDDAVVASDNVSVSPKIMGRISKQYVEEGDSVKEGQLLAEIDSVDLLAQKQQVLASKVQTEANKVQTEAKYQFDQKNIKVLEIALEKAKEDFARSKAQYSGGVTTKEQYEHSLKTQETAQAQLDAAKAQLLVSKTQIKSAETAIASAQAQIGVISTQLSNTRLYAPVSGVVAKRWLLAGDIAQPSQSIYTINNNSKFWILVYLEETKMETLHVGQKAKFTLDTYPDVVFTGKVFTVGSTTASQFSLIPPNNASGNFTKVTQRVAIKISIDGTEGQKQLSSFKLLTGMSAVVKIIK